GAAGATCAGCAGGTCGATCGCGATACCGACGAACAGGATGAGAAGGATGGCCTCGAAGACCATGGCCATGTCGCTGTTGGTGCGGCCGTTCTCCAGCAGTTGACCGAGACCCACGCCCAGGTCGGGGAACTGGGCGATGATCTCCGCGGCCATCAGCGAGCGCCAGGAGAACGCCCAACCCTGCTTGAGACCCGCGACATAACCGGGCAACGAGGCGGGCAGGGTGACGTGCCAGATGCCCTGGATGCCCGTAGCCCCCATCGTGCGGCCGGCCCGCAGGAACAACGGGGGGATCTGGTCGACACCGGACACCAGGCCGTTGGCGATGGACGGAACCGCGCCGAGCAGGATCACCGCGTACATCATGGAGTTGTTCAGACCCAGCCAGATCACGGCCGGCGGCACCCACGCCACCGACGGCAGAGACTGCAGGCCGGACAGGATCGGTCCGATGGCTGCCCGGATGAACTTCACCCGGGCCACGATCAGACCCAGGGGAGTGCCGATGAGCAGCGCGAAGAAGAAGCCGAGCAGGCCGCGCGAGACGCTCGTCCAGATGTAGCCGAGCAGGTCGCCCTGGAGCCAGGCGTCCTTGAACGTCGCGCCCACGGCGGCCGGCGAAGGCAGCTTGGACGGGTCGTCGACGACCGGGTACAGCAGCGCCCAGACCACGAGGACCACCGCGAGCGCGATGACCGGGGGCAGAACCTTGTTGACGAGGGTCTGGCGGAGGGTGGGGCGACCGGTGGCGTGGGTCTCCAGTGCGTCGAGGCCTGCCTCCACGCTCCCGGCGTCCTGGACCGGTGTCGTGTCAGTGCTGGCCATGACGGCGGATCTCCCCACGCAGTTCTTCGGTGATCTCACGGGCCAGTTCGGCCACGGGTGCGTCCTCGATGCGGCGCGGCTGCGGGATGTCGACCGTCCACTCGCGCGCGATCCGACCGGGGCGGGAGGACAGCAGGATCACGCGCTGCGCGAGCCGGACCGCCTCGCGCACATTGTGGGTGACGAACAGGACGGAGAGCCCGGTCTCCTCCCAGATCCGGGTGATCTCGTCGTGCAGCACGTCCCGCGTGATGGCGTCGAGCGCCGCGAACGGCTCGTCCATCAGCAGCAGGTTGCTCTCCTGGGCCAGCGCGCGGGCCAGTGCCACCCGCTGCCGCATACCGCCCGACAGCTCGTGGACGCGCTTGCCGTACGCGCCCTTCAGCCTCACCAGTTCGAGCAGTTCCTCGGCCTTCGCGCGCCGATCGGGCTTGAGAACTCCCCTGAGTTTCAGGGCGAGTTCGATGTTCTTGCCGGCGGTCAGCCACGGGAAGAGGGCGTGCTCCTGGAACATCAGGGCGGGGCGGCCCTCGGTCGTGATGGAGCCGGCGGTCGGTCCGTCGAGCCCCGCCACCAGGTTCAGCAGCGTGGACTTGCCGCAGCCCGAAGCTCCCAGGAGGGTGACGAACTCGCCCGGCGCGACATCGATGCTGATGTCGTCCAGGACGAGCTGCTGCCCACCCGGTCCCGCGAAGGACTTGGAGACGTGCTCGATGCGGGCGGCGTACTCGACGGACTCGTCGGCCTTGGCGAGCGTTGTGGTCGTAGCCATGGTCGTCACCTCCTGGGAACTCATCGGGGACCGGGGTCAGCTGGTGCCGAGACCGGCGGCGTCGACCGTGGACTCACCGTCGGCCTTGAGGACCTTGTTGAGGATCGTGAGGTCGTAGATTCCGCTCAGGTCCGGCTTCTTCAGCAGACCGGCCTTGACCGCGTGCTCCGCCTCGGTGTTGAGCGTGGCGGCCAGCGGGTCGTTGGTGAACTGGATCGACTTCCACGCCGGGTCCAGGACCGCGGGCTTGAGCGCCTTGCCGGAGTCCGCCTCAAGCTGCTTGTTCGCCGCCGCCTTCGCCGCGTCCGGGTTGGCGTTGATCCACTTGTTGGCCTCCACCGACGCCTTCAGGACGGCCTCGACCGCCTTCGGGTGCTCCTTGAGGAAGTCCTGCCGCACGATGATGTTCGTGATCACGAACTTCTTGTCGGGCCACAGCGACGCCTCGTCGAGCAGCACCTTGCCGCCCTCCGCGACCAGCTTGGACGCGGTCGGCTCCGGCACCCAGGCGCCGTCGATGGAGCCGGCCTTGTAGGCGTCCGGCGTGATCTTGTTGTCGGTGCGGACGACGGTGACGTCACCCTTGCCGCTCTGCGCGTCGACCTTCCAGCCCTGGTCGGCGATCCAGTTGAGGAACGCCACGTCCTGAGTGTTGCCCAGCTGCGGCGTCGCGATCTTCTTGCCCTTGATGTCCTTGAGGGACTTGATCTTGTCCGGGTTGACGACCAGCTTCACACCGCCGGACGCCGAACCGCCGATGATCTTCAGGCTCTTGCCGCCGGACTTGACGTAACCGTTGATCGACGGAGAGGGGCCGATCCAGCCGATGTCGATCGACTTGGAGTTGAGCGCCTCGATCTCGGACGGTCCCGCGTTGAAGGTCGCGTACGACGCCTTGGTGGCGCCCAGCTCCTTCTGGAAGAAGCCCTTGTTGACGCCCACGAGCGCGGTGCCGTGGGTCAGGTTGCCGAAGTAGCCGATCTTGACGGAGTCGAGACCGTCGATCTTCTTGGCCCCGGCGGCGACCTTGGCGGAGCTGTCGTCCTTGGCGTCGGAGCCGTAACCGCACGCGGCGAGGGTCAGCAGAGGGAGCGCGGCGATGACCGCGAGGGCGCGGCGAAGAGCGGATGAAGCAGGCACGGGAGGTGTTCCTCTCGGAGGCCCGGCGGTCACGGTCTCTCAGGTCGTGGCCGGGAGGTCGGCAGGTCTGCGTCTACGGCTGTGGGGGGACAGGGCGCGCAAGCGGTGCGCGTACGTCAGCGCACACATCGCGCCACCCCGCCCTGCCCGCTGCCGAGCGCGCCGCTGCCTACGCGGCCGCCCTCCTTCGCGAACGTGGAGTAGTAGTCGGTGGAGTTCATGTCAGAAGTCCCACCCGTCGTCCTCGGACTCGTCCTTGACGGGCTCCGGGGACGCGAACGACTCGCCGACCATGCCCGCGGTGAGCGTGGTGCCGTCGTTCGGGTCGATCAGGATGAACGAGCCGGTGCGGCGCGAGTCGGAGTAGGAGTCGACGGGCAGCGGCTCCGCGGCACGGATCTTCACGCGGCCGATGTCGTTGGCGACGAGCTGTCCCGGGTGCGGGTGCAGGGACAGGTCGTCGAGCGTGAGACGGGACGGGATGTCCTTGACGATCGCCTTGACCGTGCGGGTGCCGTGCTTGAGCAGCACCCGGTGGCCGACGGTCAGCGGGGCGTCCGCGACGTGGCACACCGTGGCCTCGATGTCCTGGGTGGTCGGCGGCGCGTCCTTGCTGGGCACGAGCAGGTCGCCGCGCGAGATGTCGATGTCGTCCTCCAGGAGGATCGTCACCGACTGCGTGGTCCAGGCGACGTCGACCGGCTTGCCGAGCAGGTCGATGCCGGCGATCTTCGTGGAACGGCCCGAGGGCAGCACGGTGATCTGCTCGCCGACGTGGAAGGAACCGGCGGCGATCTGGCCCGCGTAACCCCGGTAGTCGGGGTGCTCGGCGGACTGCGGGCGGATCACGTACTGCACGGGAAGGCGCGCGTGGCAGTGGCTCAGGTCATGGGTGACCGGGACCGTCTCCAGGTGCTCCAGCACGGTCGGGCCGCCGTACCAGTCCATGTTGGCGGAGGGCTCCACCACGTTGTCACCGGCGAGCGCGGAGATCGGGATCGCGGTGACCTCCGGGACGCCCAGTTCGAGGGCGTACGCCGTGAACTCCTCGGCGATCGCCGCGAAGACGGGCTCCTGGTAGTCGACCAGGTCCATCTTGTTGACGGCGAGGACCACATGCGGCACCCGCAGCAGCGCAGCGAGAGCCGCGTGCCGGCGGGTCTGCTCCACGACCCCGTTGCGGGCGTCGATCAGGATCACCGTCAGCTCGGCCGTCGAGGCACCCGTCACCATGTTGCGGGTGTACTGCACATGGCCGGGGGTGTCGGCGAGGATGAACCGGCGCCGGGGCGTGGCGAAGTAGCGGTAGGCGACGTCGATGGTGATGCCCTGCTCGCGCTCGGCGCGCAGCCCGTCGGTGAGAAGGGCCAGGTCGGGGGTCTCCTGGCCCCGCGACGCCGACGCCCGCTCGACCGCTTCCAACTGGTCGGTGAGGATCGACTTGGAGTCGTGCAGCAGGCGGCCCACGAGGGTCGACTTGCCGTCGTCGACGGAGCCGGCGGTGGCGAACCGCAGGAGGGTGGTCTCCGTGAGGCCGAGTTCCGTGGTGGTGGTGCTCATGGCTAGAAGTACCCCTCGCGCTTGCGGTCTTCCATCGCGGCCTCGGACATCTTGTCGTCGGCGCGAGTGGCGCCGCGCTCGGTGAGCCGGGATGCGGCGATCTCCGTGATGACCTGCTCCAGGGTCACGGCGTCGGAGTCGACGGCGCCCGTGCAGGACATGTCACCGACGGTCCGGTACCGGACCTGGCGCTTCTCGACGGTCTCGCCGTCCTTGGGGCCGCCCCACTCACCGGCGGTCAGCCACATGCCGGCGCGGGCGAACACCTCACGCTCGTGCGCGAAGTAGATCTCCGGGAGTTCGATGTTCTCGCGGGCGATGTACTGCCACACGTCCAGCTCGGTCCAGTTGGACAGGGGGAAGACGCGGACGTGTTCGCCGGGTGCGTGGCGGCCGTTGTACAGGTTCCACAGTTCGGGGCGCTGGCGGCGGGGGTCCCACTGGGAGAACTCGTCGCGCAGGGAGAAGACGCGTTCCTTGGCGCGGGCCTTCTCCTCGTCGCGGCGGCCGCCGCCGAAGACGGCGTCGAACTTCTCCGCCTGGATCTTCTCGGTCAGCGGGAGGGTCTGCAGCGGGTTGCGGGTCCCGTCGGGGCGTTCCTTGAGCACACCGCTGTCGATGTAGTCCTGGACGGAGGCCACATGAAGGCGCAGACCGTGCTGCGCGACCGCGCGGTCGCGGTACTCCAGGACCTCGGGGAAGTTGTGTCCGGTGTCCACGTGCAGCAGCGTGAAGGGCACCGGGGCGGGGGCGAACGCCTTCAGGGCGAGGTGCAGCATGACGATGGAGTCCTTGCCGCCGGAGAACAGGATCACCGGCCGCTCGAACTCACCCGCCACCTCACGGAAGATGTGCACCGCTTCCGACTCGAGGGCGTCCAGGTGGGACAGGGCGTACGGGGCGTCCGTGCCCTCGTCCACCGTGGCAACGGTCGTCGTCATGCCAGTCCCCTCTCGGTGAGCAGCGCGTGGACCGCCGCTGCGGACTCCTGGACGGTCTGGTTCTGCGACTCGATCCGCAGATCGGGTGACTCGGGCTCCTCGTACGGGTCGTCGACGCCGGTCAGCCCGGACAGCTCGCCCGCCGCCTGCTTGGCGTACAGGCCCTTCACATCGCGTACGGAGCACACCTCGACCGGGGTCGCCACATGGATCTCCAGATATCCGGCGCCGCTCTCCTGGTGGCGCTTGCGGACGGCTTCACGGCTGTCGGCGTAGGGCGCGATGACCGGGACGAGCGTCTTGACGCCGTTGCGGGAGAGCAGTTCGGCGAGGAAGCCGATGCGCTGCACGTTGGTGTGCCGGTCCTCGCGGCTGAAGCCGAGGCCCGCCGAGATGAACTCGCGGATCTCGTCGCCGTCGAGCACCTCGACGAGGTGGCCCTCCTCGCGCAGCCGGCCTGCCAGCTCGTACGCGATGGTGGTCTTGCCGGCACTCGGCAGACCCGTGAGCCAGACGGTGGCTCCGGTCGTCACGTGCGACTCCTTGTCAGTGGTGGTCATCAGTGCAGCCCGCACTCGGTCTTGGCGCTTCCGGCCCAGCGGCCGGCGCGCGCGTCCTCGCCCTCGAGGACCCGACGGGTGCAGGGGGCGCAGCCGACGGAGGCGTAGCCGTCCATCAGGAGCGGGTTGGTGAGAACGCCGTGTTCGGTGACGTACGCGTCCACGTCGTCCTGGGTCCAGCGGGCGATCGGGGAGATCTTGACCTTCCGGCGCTTCTCGTCCCAGCCGACGACCGGGGTGTTCGCCCGGGTCGGGGACTCGTCGCGGCGCAGGCCGGTCGCCCAGGCCAGGTAGTTCTTCAGGCCCCGCTCCAGCGGCTCGACCTTGCGCATCCTGCAGCAGAGGTCCGGGTCGCGGTCGTGCAGCTTGGGGCCGAACTCGGCGTCCTGCTCGGCGACGGTCCGCGTCGGCGACAGCGTGATGACGTTGACGTCCATCACGGCCTCGACCGCGTCGCGGGTGCCGATGGTCTCCTCGAAGTGGTAGCCGGTGTCGAGGAAGACCACGTCCACGCCGGGCCTGGCCCGGGACGCCAGGTGGGCGACGACCGCGTCCTCCATGGAGGAGGTCACGCAGAAACGCTTGCCGAAGGTGTCGACCGCCCACTGGAGGATCTCCAGTGCGGAGGCGTCCTCCAGGTCGCGGCCCGCCTGCTCGGCGAGGGCCTTTAGATCCTCGGTCGTGCGCTCTTCCTGAACCGCGGTCATATCTGATCTCCCCCTGCTTCGCCGTGCCGAAGACCCCGGGCGAGCAGCCCGAGGAACTTCAACTGGAATGCGCGATTGCATGCCGCGCATTCCCACGCGCCGTGGGCGCCTTCCAGGGCTTCGCTCGGACGCAGGTCCTCGTCGCCGCAGTAGGGGCAGTAGAAGGGGGCGGCCCGCTCACTCATGACCCCTCCTTTCGCTGTCGTTCGCTGACGCTCACGACAGTGCCTCCTCGGACGCGCGGGAGGCCCAGGCGGCGAACCGCTCGCCGTCCTCGCGCTCGGCCTGGAACCGCTTCAGGACCCGCTCGACGTAGTCGGGCAGTTCCTCGGAGGTGACCTTCAGGCCGCGCACCTTGCGGCCGAACCCGGCCTCCAGGCCGAGCGCGCCGCCCAGGTGCACCTGGTAGCCCTCGACCTGCTCGCCCCGGTCGTTGAGCATCAGCTGGCCCTTGAGACCGATGTCCGCCACCTGGATACGGGCGCAGGCGTTCGGGCAGCCGTTGAGGTTGATGGTCAGCGGCTCGTCGAAGTCCGGGACGCGGCGCTCCAGTTCGTCGATCAGCTGGGAGCCGCGCGCCTTGGTCTCGACGATGGCGAGCTTGCAGTACTCGATGCCGGTGCAGGCCATGGTGCCGCGCCGGAACGGGGACGGCTTGGCGGTGAGGTCGAGCGCCTGCAGGGCCTCGACGAGCGGCTGGACCTGCGACTCCTCGACATCGAGGATGATCATCTTCTGCTCGACGGTGGTCCGGACCCGGCCCGAGCCGTGCGTCTCCGCGACCTCGGCGATCTTCGTCAGGGTGGCGCCGTCGACACGGCCGACACGCGGGGCGAAACCGACGTAGAACAGACCGTCGTTCTGGCGGTGCACGCCGACGTGGTCGCGCCACTGGCCCGCGGGCTCGGCGGGCGCGGGACCGTCGACCAGCTTGCGCTCGAGGTAGTCGTCCTCCAGGACCTGGCGGAACTTCTCCGGGCCCCAGTCGGCGACGAGGAACTTCAGACGGGCACGCGTCCGCAGCCGCCGGTAGCCCCAGTCCCGGAAGATGCCGACCACGCCGGCCCACACGTCGGGCACCTCGTCCAGCGGCACCCAGGCGCCGAGCCGGACGCCGAGCTTGGGGTTGGTGGACAGGCCGCCGCCGACCCACAGGTCGAAGCCGGGGCCGTGCTCGGGGTGCTCGACGCCGACGAAGGCGATGTCGTTGATCTCGTGGACCACGTCGAGCAGCGGCGAACCTGAGATCGCCGTCTTGAACTTGCGGGGCAGGTTGGAGAACTCCTTGCTGCCGATGTACCGCTCGTGGATCTCGTCGATCGCCCAGGTGCCATCGATGATCTCGTCCTCGGCGATCCCGGCGACCGGCGACCCGATGACGACACGCGGGCAGTCGCCGCAGGCCTCGGTGGTGGAGAGACCGACCGCCTCCAGGCGGTTCCAGATCTCCGGGACGTCCTCGATGCGGATCCAGTGCAGCTGGATGTTCTGCCGGTCGGTGATGTCCGCGCTGCCGCGCGCGAACTCCTCGGAGATCCCGCCGATCACACGCAGCTGCTGGGTGGTGAGGCGTCCGCCGTCGATCCGCACCCGCAGCATGAAGTACTTGTCGTCCAGCTCCTCCGGCTCCAGGATCGCGGTCTTGCCGCCGTCGATCCCGGGCTTGCGCTGGGTGTACAGCCCCCACCAGCGCATCCGGCCGCGCAGGTCGTTGGGGTCGATCGAGTCGAAGCCCCGCTTGGAGTAGATCGTCTCAATGCGTGTCCGCACGTTGAGACCGTCGTCGTCCTTCTTGAACTGCTCGTTGCCGTTCAGCGGGGTGTGGTGCCCCGCGGCCCACTGACCCTCACCGCGGTGACGGCTCACCTTGCGGCGGGGCGCTGCGGCGGCAGGGTTCTGCGGGGTGGCGGCCATCGTTGTACGTCCTTCGGGACAGGCGGGAAGCGGCTCTTACCTGCGGGTACGGGCGCATGGGTGTACGTGCGCGTCCTTGCGCACGACGGAGAACGGGAGAATGTGCCGGGTGACGCTGCGGCTCGTCAGCGCACCGGACAGATGGCGCTGGACATGCGGCCGAGATCGACGTGCCGCCGACTCACCAAGGCAATTCCAGTTCCAGACATGACGGAAGCGTGTCACGGCGTTCTGGACACAGTCCAGCTTTATCCACCATGTGGACACCCTTGTCTCGTCAGGCGAGACGATGGTGTCGTTGGTCACAAAGATCGCGAGCCCTCTTGTTCTCGCAGGTCAGGCTGGGTAGGCCCCGGGCCAGGGGCCCGGCGGGGGCGCCTCGGCCTCCTCCTCGACCTTGGTGTCGAACAGCTGGAAGCCACGGCGCAGGTAGTTGCCCATGGCGTGCTCGCCGTCCTTGCTGCACGTGTGCAGCCAGACCCGCTTGGTGTCCGGCATACCGGGCCATCGGTCCGCGAGGTCCCAGGCACGGGCGGTGCCGTACGAGAGGAGGTGGCCGCCGATCCGCCTGCCGCGGAACGCCGGGATCAGGCCGAAGTACTCGATCTCCACGACACCGTCGTCCTGCGGGCCGAGTTCGGCGTAACCGGCGGGGGTGCCGTGGTCGTACGCCACCCAGGTCTCCACGCCGGGACGCTCCAGATGGTGCTGCCACTGCGCGTACGTCCAGGAGAGCCGGTCGGTCCAGAGGATGTCACCGCCGACGGACGCGTAGAGGTACCGGCTGAACTCGGGGGAGGGCACCTCGGAACGGACGATCCGGATGTCGCCCGGCGGGACTTCGGCGGGCAGGAGATCGGTGGGGGCGGTCTGTTCCAGGGACCAGGTGGTCACGGCGATGTTCGGCATGCCGGTCAGGGAATCATCCGCGCGGCCGGTCTGTCGATCGCGCGGCTGCCCCCGCGACCAGCCGCTCACGGGGCGGGGCCGCAGGTCGACACGGCCCGCGGCCGTTCCTCAGCTGAGTGACTTCTCGACCGAACCCAGGGGCAGTGCGAACAGGGCCCGGCCCGACTGGGACCACACGTCGCCCGTCTGTTCCCAGTACGACAGGGACTCCGACTCCCCGCTCCAGCAGTTCCGTGTCTCGTCCGCGCCGCAGCGGGTGGCCTTCGCGGGGTTCGAGGTGTTCTGGCGCCACAGGGTCCCGTGGTCGCCCTCGGTCTCCGCGGGGCGGCTCAGGTACCACTGCGAGTCGTACGACAGGACGGGGCCGGAGCCGGACGCCTTGGAGGCGTAGGCCTCGGCCACGTGCGCGTACCCGCCGGCGTCGGTGGCCAGCAGTCCGGAGCGGCCGGGGTTGCTGCTGTAGTCGTAGCGCCACAGCCGGGCGGCCGCGTCGCCGTCCCCGGAGGTCCACTCGCTCGCGACCAGACTGTCCGGGACGGTGCTGCGGTCCAGGGAGAGATAGTCGGGGCGGGCCGCGCCCGCCCCGCCGGCCAGGCGGTAGGAGCCGACGGCGGGAAGCACCCACTGCTCGCCGTGCGCCGACCAGCCACCGCGCACCCTGCCGACCGCGCTGCTGTCGACGGTGGCGCGCTGGACGCGGTTCATGTCGTAGACGTACAGCGCGTCGCCGCCGTCGCCGCTCGCGGTCACCAGCAGCTTGTTCTCGTACCAGACCATGCCGGAGACCTGGGAGACGAGGCCGCGGTAGTCGCGACCGCCGTCGACCGGGACGGCGAGGAGGACCCAGGAGTAGGTGAGCCGGTTCAGATCGTTGGCGTCGACGAACGCGACCCGGGCCAGGCCCCCGCCGCGTTCCGCGGTGCCGGTGCGGCTCCACGCGGAGAGGATCACGCGGTTGGCGCCCCACAGGCCGTCGTCGTCGGCGTCCCCGGAGGTGGTGACCGCGCCTGCCCGCCAGGACCGGGTGTCGGCGGCGTCCCAGCAGTACGCGGCGGTGGCCGAGGGTGCCACGGGCAGTGCCCGGCGCTCGTCGGCCGTGCAGCCGATCGCGTCCTGCAGGCTCCGGTCGGCGGAGTCGAGGACGGCGGAGACTCCGACGGGACGGCCCATCGAGGAGGAGAGCCGATCCAGGGAGCGCTGCGGGACCTGGGTCTCCTTCAGTCGCAGCGGGGCGGTCTCGGCGGCCGAGGTGAGCGGCTTCAGGGTCCCGGGGTTGGCGGCCACCGTGGCCTGCGAGGCGCTGATCATGGTGGCGGCGCCGGTCAGCGCGAGGGCGGTCCCGGCCAGGAAGGCTCTCAGCGCCTGGCCCCGCCTGCGCCTGCGGTGTCTGCCACGATGCTTCATAACGTCCTCCCGAGGCGGGCCAACTGCGCCTGATGATCTGTACGTTGACCGAGGAGCAGGTGGGGTGACCCGTAGGGGATGCTACGGCAGTGGAGCGCCGATGGGGACGAAGACCCTGCAATTATGCGGAAGTCGCACACTCGGGATGCTCAGTTCGCCTCTTCGGAGGCACGGGCGCCGAGCACGGCGGGGGCCGTGGAGTGCGGCAGGAGATCGCCCGGGCGGCCCGGCAGCAGCACCTCGACCTCGGCGTCCTCGCAGAAACGATACGGCCGGTGTTCCAGGAACGCCCCGAGATATCGCCGCACTCGGGACATCTCCGCGCGGACGGTCACCGTCCGGGCCGGGTCGCCGAACATGTCCTCGGCCAGGCCCGCCGCACTGCGGCCCGAACGGTGCAGAGCCAGCAGGTAGAGCAACTCGGCGTGCCGAGGGCTCAGTTCGTGACTCCAGGTGCCCGCACCGCCCGAGACCGTCATCGTCCAGCGGCGCGGCTGGGCGAGGTCCAGGACGATCCGGGTGGCGCCGGGCGGCTCCGGCTGGTCGGCGGCACGCAGCAACCAGCCGCCTCCCAGCGGCTCCAGCGTGCACAGACCGAGCGCCGGCAGCCACCGGCGGCCGGGCGACGGCGACTTGGGCAGCGCGATCCGGGGCGCATACGGCATTCCGGTCACCGCGGCCGTCCAGCCGTCCCGGTCCACCACCAAGGCCCGGCCGACGAGCCGCGCGAGCACCGGCGCCGCCACGGCGCGCAGTTGCTCCAGCGAGGTCAGATGCAGTTCGCGCAGCCGTGACTCGGCGAGCTTGGCGACCGAGTCCACCCAGGCGAGCGTCGCCGGGTGCATCGTGTCCAGCGGCCCGCTCACGTCGACCACGCCGATCAGCCGGCCGTCCCGGGGATCCTTGATGGGGGCGCCGGTACAGGTCCAGGAGGTCTGCGAGCGCACGAAGTGCTCGGAGGCGAACACCTGGACGGGTCGGCGCACCACGGCCGGGGTGCCTATGCCGTTCGTGCCCACGACGTCCTCCCGCCAGTCGGCGCCGAGTTCGAATCCGGTGCCGTCGGCCTTGCGCAGCACGGGGGAGCTGCCGTCCCGCCACAGCACCCGGCTGTCCTCGTCGGCGACCACCATGATGTGGTGGGCGACGTCCGCGACCGACAGCAGCCCCTGGCGCAGCACCGGCAGGATGTGCCGGAGCTGGGTGCCCTCCCGGCGCCGCTGCACCTCCTCGGGAGGCAGCAGCCCTGACCGGAAATCGTGGTCGGGGTCGACGCCGCCGCGCAGCATGCGGCTCCAGGACTCCTCGATCACGGGGCGCGGGGCCAACGGCGCGCGTCGGCCTGACAGCGTGGCGGAGCGGACCTCGCTCAGTACCCGGGCCGCGCGTGCCGAGTCCATGGCGGCAAGCTGGGTCACGTGTGTCGGCGAGAGCGGCACAGATCCTCCCGGTCTCCGGTCCGTTGACTGTTCGTCTCATAGTGCAGGTCGTGTACCGGAAAGGAGTACGGTCCGACCACAGACGCCAGGAAGTTGCAACCCCCTGCAACCCTGTTGGTGCGCTCCGGTCTGGTTGAAACTTGGGCCGACGCCGTCTCGCAGCGGCGTGTTTCGGC
This is a stretch of genomic DNA from Streptomyces sp. NBC_00285. It encodes these proteins:
- a CDS encoding GAF domain-containing protein, encoding MPLSPTHVTQLAAMDSARAARVLSEVRSATLSGRRAPLAPRPVIEESWSRMLRGGVDPDHDFRSGLLPPEEVQRRREGTQLRHILPVLRQGLLSVADVAHHIMVVADEDSRVLWRDGSSPVLRKADGTGFELGADWREDVVGTNGIGTPAVVRRPVQVFASEHFVRSQTSWTCTGAPIKDPRDGRLIGVVDVSGPLDTMHPATLAWVDSVAKLAESRLRELHLTSLEQLRAVAAPVLARLVGRALVVDRDGWTAAVTGMPYAPRIALPKSPSPGRRWLPALGLCTLEPLGGGWLLRAADQPEPPGATRIVLDLAQPRRWTMTVSGGAGTWSHELSPRHAELLYLLALHRSGRSAAGLAEDMFGDPARTVTVRAEMSRVRRYLGAFLEHRPYRFCEDAEVEVLLPGRPGDLLPHSTAPAVLGARASEEAN